The region TTATTGTTATCGCTTGTGCGCTACTGTTGTTTTCATCATTGTGGGCAGTCAAAAGCATTGATCCTCGCTTAGGCTTTGCCACTTTTGCAGTCCTGTCATGGGCACTTGCCGAGTTTTTTGTGCTGAAAAGAAAAATGGCTTTTCCCGCGATTATGTTATTACTGGCCTTTATTGGTGGTGTATTTAAGTTATCGATGGAAGTCTTTTCAGCCCTTGATCAACAAGCGATTATTGCGGCAACTGGTGCATCCGTTATCGCCGCGGCTTGTCATTGGCGTCGTTTTCGTGTGCCAATTACGATTGCAGCGGGTACAGCGGCAACAATCGGTTTCATCGTATCTTCTTTTGTGTCGACGTTTACCACGCCAGATATGCTCAATGTACTGACTGATTGGATATTGGTGGTGATATTTGCCTGCGGTATTTTAACCTTCCTGTTTGCTATGTACTGGGATGCGTCTGATCGCGCACGTGTCACTAATCGCACTGATACCGCATTTTGGCTGCATCTATTGTCAGCACCATTAATTATCCATCCGGTATTTTTAGGCGTGGGTATTCTAAACGGCGAAGAAGGCATTAGCAGTATTGCGATTATTGTTAGCCTGTACTTATTGATGTCACTGGTTTCAATTATTATCGACCGTCGCGCCTTTATGGTGTCATCATTGGTTTATGTACTTTATGCATTATCAAGCCTGATGAGCATGTATGGTGATGTCGGCACTAACTTTGCCATTACCGGTATTGCTATTGGTGCAGCGTTATTATTGTTATCTGCATTATGGCATCCAGTGCGCGGTAAGATTGTAACGCTATTACCGAGCGTGATTAAACAATTAGTCCCTGATGCTAAATAATTAAATATGGCGGTAATACTCGTTAATTTCGACTGGAATATTAGTTAATTACGTCGTTAGAAAGAGTTAAATACAAGGATAATAGCCTGGGTGAAATGTTAATTTAACCTAGGTTATTATCAAAATCCTGACCTCATACCACTCCGATGAAGCTTGGCTTCAAATATTGATCTAGATCAATAACCGCTAATTCATAGCATTGACATGCATATACAGGTAGAATGCCCCCTCAAAAAATTACAATAAAAGCATTAAGTGGGTTATTTCGCATGAGTAGAAAAATAGAATTATTGGCACCGGGCGGTGATGTAGAAGCGATTAAAGCGGCGATTGTTGCTGGTGCAAATGCGGTCTACTGCGGTTTAGATATGTTCAATGCCCGTAACCGTGCGTCCAATCTTTCATTTGATGAACTAAACGGCGTATTACGACTTGCACACGAGCATAGCTGTGAGGTGTTTTTAACCCTTAATGTTGTGATCCTAGAACATGAAGTTGTTAGCTTAGTGCGCTTGCTTAATAAACTGGTTAACAGTGGTATTGATGGCATCATCGTACAAGATCTCGGTGTGTTCAACATTGTTAAAAAGCATTTCCCATCGCTACACATCCATGCTTCTACTCAGTTAACAACGCACAACGAAGGTCAGATCTTATTCTTACAGAAAATTGGTGCAACGCGCGTCAACTTATCTCGAGAGCTGAACTTAGCTGAAATCAAACAATTAACGACTGTCGCTCATGACCACGATGTATTAACTGAAGTATTTGTACATGGTGCGCTATGTATTGCTTTCTCTGGTCAGTGCTATTCAAGTTCAGTAAGTGTTGGTAACTCAGGTAACCGTGGTCGTTGTAGCCAAGCTTGTCGTGATGAATACGAAGTGACAGCGGAAGGTCATCGCTTCCCACTTAATCTAAAAGATAACTCGGCATACTTTGATTTACCGCAATTGGTTGACGCTGGTGTTGATTCATTAAAAGTAGAAGGCCGTATTAAAGGCGCTCACTATGTTTACACTGTCGTTGATACATGGCGTAAACAGATCAACAACTTTGTTGAATCAGGTAAATTATTAGCAGACGACGGTAACCTACATAAAGTATTTAACCGTAGCTTCACTAACTCATTCTTACAGGGCGACCTAAACAAAAAAATGTTTACGGATAACCCACGTGACAACAGTGTGAACTACGCTGTTGAAAAAAGTGATGCCATTTCTGTTGTACAAATCCATGATGTGAAACAAGACCTTTATACCGATAAAAATGCCTTAGGTGCTGAACTAGCAGACAAGATTAAAGACTTAAGCATAGATAAAATCGCATTAACATTAGCTTTTTCTGCCAAAGAAAATAGCCCGTTAACGCTTAATATTGTTGCTGGTAATACGTCATTTGAAGTGAAAAGTGACTCTCTATTACGTGTTGCAGATGAAATTTCAATTACGCCTGAGACTGTTGAAAAACGTTTCCGTAGCTTTAGTAATGCAACATTCGATCTTGCGCCAATGAATTTTGACAATTTCGATGCAAACCTAACAGTACCATTTAAAGAGTTAACCGACCTGAAAAATCAAGCGGCATTCTTATTAAACGGTTCGCGTGAAGTGGTTAAAAACGTTGATTTACCTGCATTACCTAAACATCCTAAGATAGAAGAAACGCCGAAGTTATCATTGATGATAGCCAATGCGAAAGATCTACACCTTGCGGATGTAACGGACGCAGATATTTACTTCAAGATCCCTGAAAGCTTGAAAAAGAATTGCCCTAAGCACATTAAACTATTGCAAGAAAACCCACGCCTAATTCCTTGGTTCCCAGCTGTATTAATTGGTAAAGATTACCTAGAGTCAGTGAAGATCCTTGAGCAAGTAAAACCAAAACGTATCGTGACTAACAATACTGGTATTGCTTATAAAGCCTTTGAAATGGGTATTGAGTGGGTTGCTGGTCCGTTCTTGAATACGACTAACTCACATGCGTTATTAACCCTGCAAGAAGAGTTAAACTGTGCTGGTGCGTTTATTTCTAATGAAATTAACCGTATTCAAATAAGAAACATTAGTCGCCCGAAAAACTTCAAGATGTTCTATAGTATATACCACCCAATCCTGATGATGACGAGTCGTCAATGTTTCTTCCAACAAACTGTTGGCTGTAAGAAACCAGCGATTGAAGATGGTTGTATGCTGAAATGTGAAAAAGCGACAACAATTACCAATGTGAAAGGTATTTCGTTTGCTGTTGATAAACAAAAGGGTGGTTACCCAAGCATTTACAACGACGAACAATTCTTAAACTTTGATGTGGTAAATGATTTCTCTGATCTGTTCGACGAGTTCTTTATCGATTTAACTAATATCGGAGCAGGCTCTAAAGAAGAACAAGATAAGGTTGAGCTAATCAAATACTTTGAAGCACTACTTGCCGGTGATGAAGCATCAAAATCAGCTTTAAACAACCTAGTACCTGTATCTACTAATGCGCAATACAAGCAAGGTTTATAAAGTTTATAAGTCTTTAAATCAAGATTGAAGCCCAACCGCTTTAATCTATTATCAAAGCCAAGTGTTGCTGATTGTATCGAAAATACATGATGTGAAACTTGGCTTTATTTTTATGTACTTAGCAATAATCATGATCATATTTAACTAATAATGTGGCCAATACCAGAATCTAATGCCTATAATTCCTATTTAACAGTGGTTACCTGCTAATTAAAAGCCGGTTGTGGTAGGTTGTTATGATATGAATGTTTTACATATACACTCAGATTATCCAGATGGTCGTAATAGTTCCAGTACGCCCGCAGTAAAATTACTCCTCGATGCCACCTCTGGTATTACCCATACTATTTTTGTTATTCATCGTACTCCATGGCCTTGGCAAGTTAAGGTTATCCAAAATAATTCGCAGCTTTACTCCATTTACTATTGGGGATTGCCGTTTGGCTTTGCGTTAACGATCTCTCTCTTTCTTGCCCGTCATTTACTATTAAGCCTAATTCAAAACCAGCACATTGATTATCAACTTGTGCATGGGCATAAACTCGCCATTGATGGCACCTTAGGCGCGACATTAGCAAAACGGGCAAAAGTACCTTATTTCCTTTCGGTCCGTGGTGGTACTGATGTGCGTATTTTACGTCATAAATTCTTGTTAAGAAGACGCTGGAAAAGAGTGTTAGAAGAAGCTGAACATATTTTCTGGGTGAGCGCTTGGGCGCAAAACCCGATAACTGAATTACTCAAAGCAAGTATCAGTAATGACACTGATAAATCAAGTTTACTGCCCAACCTCTGCGATATGAAACAATTATCTCACCTGCATGTGCCCAAAAAAGCCGCTAATTTTGTTACAGTTTTTCGTTTTGACCAATATGAACGCAAGGGAATAATGCCATTGTTAGAAGCTATCGCTAAACTTATAGCTGATTACCCGAGTATTAAACTAGATATATACGGTTTTGGACCTAAAAATAAGATGAAAATAGTGCAGGATAAAATATCCGTATTGTCTTTAGATAAGCACGTCACGATCAAAGGACGCATTGATAATAAAGTCTTACAAAAAAAACTGACGGAGTATTCAGCGTTTTTATTACCGAGTCAGAACGAGTCATTCGGTATGGTATTCGTTGAAGCTTTATTTTCTGGGTTACCTATTTTATATCATGCGAATACCGGTATTGATGGCTACTTAGAAGGGATTGATGCCGCGGTTAAAGTTGATAACCAAAATACCGACGAATTAGTTAACAAAGTTGAATCGCTGATTTTACAGCATGATTTGTTTAACGCACGAATCAATAGGGCGTTAGAAACCAATCTGTTGGACATTTTTGAGAAAGCAACTGTTGTTAGTCACTATCAATGTTTAATTGATGATCTTAATTTGGAGCGTGTAAATGCCAAATAGAAAAGTACTTGTGATTGCTTCTGCTGGTGGTCATCTTACTCAAGCGCTTTGTGCTTGTGATCATGTTGAAGATATAGTGCTAGTAACGACTCACGCATTATTTGATGACGATAAAATTAAGAAGGTATACAAGAT is a window of Moritella sp. Urea-trap-13 DNA encoding:
- a CDS encoding peptidase U32 family protein; amino-acid sequence: MSRKIELLAPGGDVEAIKAAIVAGANAVYCGLDMFNARNRASNLSFDELNGVLRLAHEHSCEVFLTLNVVILEHEVVSLVRLLNKLVNSGIDGIIVQDLGVFNIVKKHFPSLHIHASTQLTTHNEGQILFLQKIGATRVNLSRELNLAEIKQLTTVAHDHDVLTEVFVHGALCIAFSGQCYSSSVSVGNSGNRGRCSQACRDEYEVTAEGHRFPLNLKDNSAYFDLPQLVDAGVDSLKVEGRIKGAHYVYTVVDTWRKQINNFVESGKLLADDGNLHKVFNRSFTNSFLQGDLNKKMFTDNPRDNSVNYAVEKSDAISVVQIHDVKQDLYTDKNALGAELADKIKDLSIDKIALTLAFSAKENSPLTLNIVAGNTSFEVKSDSLLRVADEISITPETVEKRFRSFSNATFDLAPMNFDNFDANLTVPFKELTDLKNQAAFLLNGSREVVKNVDLPALPKHPKIEETPKLSLMIANAKDLHLADVTDADIYFKIPESLKKNCPKHIKLLQENPRLIPWFPAVLIGKDYLESVKILEQVKPKRIVTNNTGIAYKAFEMGIEWVAGPFLNTTNSHALLTLQEELNCAGAFISNEINRIQIRNISRPKNFKMFYSIYHPILMMTSRQCFFQQTVGCKKPAIEDGCMLKCEKATTITNVKGISFAVDKQKGGYPSIYNDEQFLNFDVVNDFSDLFDEFFIDLTNIGAGSKEEQDKVELIKYFEALLAGDEASKSALNNLVPVSTNAQYKQGL
- a CDS encoding glycosyltransferase, which produces MNVLHIHSDYPDGRNSSSTPAVKLLLDATSGITHTIFVIHRTPWPWQVKVIQNNSQLYSIYYWGLPFGFALTISLFLARHLLLSLIQNQHIDYQLVHGHKLAIDGTLGATLAKRAKVPYFLSVRGGTDVRILRHKFLLRRRWKRVLEEAEHIFWVSAWAQNPITELLKASISNDTDKSSLLPNLCDMKQLSHLHVPKKAANFVTVFRFDQYERKGIMPLLEAIAKLIADYPSIKLDIYGFGPKNKMKIVQDKISVLSLDKHVTIKGRIDNKVLQKKLTEYSAFLLPSQNESFGMVFVEALFSGLPILYHANTGIDGYLEGIDAAVKVDNQNTDELVNKVESLILQHDLFNARINRALETNLLDIFEKATVVSHYQCLIDDLNLERVNAK